The uncultured Subdoligranulum sp. genomic sequence CCATGATAGGTTCCTCCTGTAGTTTCTCTTCCTTTTATCCTAGCACAGTCTGTATATTATTACAAGATAGATGCATAAAAACTCAAATCAGCTGCGGGCGCAGCCGCGGATCTCGTCCAGGGTCCTGACGCCGTGGGCATCCATCCACTGGCCGATCTCGGCGGTGATGCGCACACAGGCCTGGGGGTCCAGGAAGTTGGCCGTGCCCACCTGCACCGCGGCCGCGCCGGCCATGATGAATTCCAGCGCATCCTTGCCGGTGAGGATGCCGCCCAGCCCCACCACGGGGATCTTGACGGCGCCCACTGCCTGCCAGACCATCCGCAGGGCGATGGGGCGCACCGCCGGGCCGGACAGCCCCGCAAAGGTGTTGTTGAACACCGGGCGACGCTTTTCCAGGTCGATGGCGCAGGCCTGGAAGGTGTTGCACAGGCTGATGCCGTCGGCCCCCGCCGCCTCCACCGCCTTGCACATCTCGGGGATGCTCTCCGCCTGGGGGCTGAGCTTGACCACCAGCGGCACCGTGCAGACCTTGCGCACGGCGCTGACCACCTCGCTGGCATCCTGTGCCCGGATACCGAAGGCGAGCCCGCCCTGCTTCACATTGGGGCAGCTGATGTTCAGTTCCAGCACATCGATGCCGGCGGCGCAGAGCATCTCCACGCCCTCCACATTTTCCTCGATGGTGTGGCCGCCCAGGTTGGCCCAGACGGTGGTGCCGCATTTGCGCATGGCCGGCAGCTCGTTGTCAATGAAATGCTGTACGCCGGGGTTCTGCAGCCCGATGGAATTCATCAGACCGGAGGGCGTCTCGTAGAGGCGCTCGCCCTCGTTGCCGGGCTGGCCGTGGAGGGTCAGCCCCTTGCCGGAGATGCCGCCCAGCACCCGCAGGTCCTCGATGTCGGCGTACTCCGGGCCGAAACCAAAGGTACCGGAAGCGGCGATGACCGGGCCGGCCAAACGCTTGCCGAGAAAATCCACATGCAGGTCTGCCATCAGTCAAACACCTCCTCGGCTTTGAATACCGGTCCGTCCTTGCAGACCGTGCGGGGGCCCACCTTGGTGTGGCAGGTGCAGCCCAGGCAGGCGCCCAGTCCGCAGGCCATCTTCTTTTCCAGGCTGGCCAGGCAGGGCGTGCCCGCCGCCGCGCAGAGTTTGGCAACACCGCGCATCATGACCATGGGGCCGCAGGTGAGCACCACATCGTAGTTGGCGGCGTCCAGCAGGTCGGTGACCAGGCCGTGGTGGCCGTGGGCGCCGGAATCGGTGGCCAGGTGGATGGTGTGGCACCAGGGCACGAAGCTCTCCATGCCGTAGGGCTCATCCCGGAAGCCCACGAACAGGTCGGGGCGCACGCCGGCGCGGCAGAGCTGCTTGCAGAGCAGCAGCAGCGGCGCAGTGCCGATGCCGCCGCCTACCACGGCGATTCTCTGATATTGTCCGGCCAGGGCCGCGGCATCAAACCCGTTGCCGCAGGGGCCGGTGACGGTCACCGTCTGGCCCGGCTGCAGGGCCGCCAGCTTCTGGGTGCCCTCCCCCTTGACCTGATACAGGAAGGTCAGCGCGCCGCTCTGGTTGTCAAAGTCGTGGACGCTGATGGGCCGGGACAGAATGGGGGTGGCGTCGGGCGCCCAGGCCCGGAGCATATAGAACTGACCGGCATGGGGTTCGTGGCGGGGGTCCTGCCACTGCACCACCAGGCGGCGGATGTCCGGCGCCAGGGCTTCCTGGGCCAGCACCTGAAGTTTACAGCTTATTGCACTCACTCTGGATATCCTCCCGCATACGCACGCATTCGTTGTAAGCGGCCTCGTCAAAGGCCACGCCGGGCTGCTTCTTGTAGGCCAGCAGGATGCCGCGGCTGGAATTGACCACGCCGCCGTTGCCCTTGGTCAGGTACTGGGCGATGTCGGCCGCCTTGCCGCCCTGGGCACCGTAGCCGGGGATCAGGAAGAAGGTGTTCTTGTAGGCCGTGCGGATGGCGGTGGCTTCCTCGGTGTAGGTGCCGCCGATGACCAGACCCACGCTGGAATAGCCGTGCTCGCCCATGTAATCCTTGCCCAACTCGGTGAGGCTGTCGCCCACCAGGTCGTAGATGTGGCGGCCGTCGGCCAGTTTCTGGTACTCAAAATCCTTGGCGCCGGGGTTGGAGGTGCGGCAGAGCACAAACACGCCCTTGCCCTGCTCCTTGCAGTAGGGCAGATAGGGGCTGATGGAGTCAAGACCCATGTAGGGGGCCAGCGTGACGATGTCGGCTTCGAAGTCGCCGGTGAAGTGGGCCTTGGCGTACATCTCGGCGGTCTTGGCGATGTCGCCCCGCTTGATGTCGGCAATGACCGGCAGGCCGGTGGCCCGCGCCATCTTCAGCGTCTCGGCGTAGGCGCGCATACCGTCCAGACCCAGGGATTCATAGTAGGCGATCTGCACCTTGTAGCAGCCCGCCACACCCTTGGTGGCGGCAATCAGCGCGCGGTTGAATTCCACCACATTCTCCCCTGCCGTCTTGGCGGTGTCGGTGGTGGGCAGGTAGCTGATCTCGGTGTCCAGACCCACGCAGACAGGGCCGTTGGCCGCGACGCTCTCGTACAGTTTATCCATGTTGGTCATGATGGTTCCCCCGTTCTTTTCTCGTTGTTATTCCTCAATCTGAAAGGTGACCTTGCCGCCCTTGATGGTGGTGATGACCTTGCCGTAGAGATAGGCACCGTCGTAGGGGCAGTTCTTGCTCTTGCTGTGCAGCTCCGAGGCGTCCACCTGGTACATGTGGTCCAGGTCCACCAGCACCACATCGGCGTCGTAGCCGGGCTGCAGCAGACCCTTATGGTCCGCCAGGCCCATCACGGTGGCCGGGCCGGCGCTCATCAGGAAGCTGAGCAGCTCCAGCGGCAGGCACTGTTCCCGGCAGAGCTTGGTGTAGCAGACGCCGAAAGCGGTCTCCAGCCCCACCATGCCGGCGGCGCCCTTTTCCTTCTCCTCCGCGGTGTGGGGGGCGTGGTCGGTGCCGATGCAGGTGACGGTGCCGTCCTTGATGGCCTCGATCAGCGCCGCCACATCATCCACCTTGCGGATGGGCGGGTTGACCTTGTACTGCAGGCGGCTGTCATCGAACCACAGGTGGTGGGGCGTCACTTCGCAGCTGACCCGCGCGCCCCGCATCCGGCTCACCCGGATGGCGTCCACCGCCTCCTTGGTGGAGACGTGGCACATGTGCAGCCGGGTGCCGTAGTACTCGGCCAGGTGGCAGTTGCGCACCGTCTCGATGTTCTCCGCCAGGCGGTAGTCCCAGGGGCTGATGTCGCTGTCCTCCGCGTGGGACATGACCGTCAGGCCCCGCTCGGTGGCCAGGGCAAAGACCCGGGCCATCACCGCGTTGTTCATGACGCCGTGGCCGTCCTCGGTGATGAACCTGATATCGTCGGGCAGAGTGGCCAGGTGATCGATGGTCTTGCCGTCAAAGTCCCTGGTGATGGAAACCGTCTGGTTGGCATCGCACAGACCGATGCGTTTGGCTTCCGCCTCCACCGCGTGGGCGATCTCCGCCGAGGAACACACCGGCTTGGTGTTGGGCATCAGATTTACGAAGGTGTAGCCGCCCGCGGCAGCCGCCGCAGAACCGGTGGCGATGTCTTCCTTGTACTCAAAGCCCGGCGTGCGCCAATGGCAGTGGGTATCGATGAAGGCGGGCAGCACCGTGCGGCCCTTGGCATCCAGCACTTCCTCCCCGTCCGGCACCAGAAGTCCCAGGCCCACGGCGGCAATTTTGCCGTCGCGCAGCCAGAGTTCCACCGGCTTCCCGTTATAGTCTTTTGCGTTGCGGATCAGCATGGCAAGACCTCCTGTTTTTCTTGGCGGCGCCCCACGCGATTCGGCGTGCGGGCAAAAAAAAACTTTTCCCGAAAAAGGGAAAAGTCAAAAAGCAATACCCCGTGCAGTGCCGGGAAAGAACACCCCACCGTAGATTTTGAAGCTGGCAGAACAGCTCATCATACGGCGCACCTCTCCCCTTACACAGATTTTACTTATTGTACCATGCCGGACCGTCAGTGTCAATGCAAAGCGGTCCTTTCCGCATCGAGGGATTTTATGGATTTTTGCGTCAACTTTTGGACATTTTGACAAAAATACACGTCCCTGTCCGGATGATTGCCTTTTACGGCAAAGTGTGCTAGTATTTAGATATGTATCGCTTGGTTTTAGGGAAAGGAAATCATCATGGGTCTTTGGGAAGACGCAAAAAACATCCGGGATAAGGACCCCGCCGCCCGCAACGTGCTGGAGGTCATCATCCTGTACCCCGGTTTTCACGTGCTGGTCACGCACCGCATCGCACATTTTCTCTATCAGAAGAAGCTGTTCTTCATTGCCCGGCTCATCAGCCAGGTCTCCCGCCATCTGACCGGCATCGAGATTCACCCCGGCGCCAAGATCGGCCACAAGCTGTTCATCGACCACGGCATGGGCATCGTCTTCGGCGAAACCACCGAGATCGGCGACAACTGCACCATCTACCACGGCGTGACGCTGGGCGGCACCGGCAAGGATACCGGCAAGCGCCACCCCACGCTGGGCAACAACGTGCTGGTGGGCGCCGGCGCTAAGGTGCTGGGCCCCGTCTACATCGGCGACAACGTCCGTGTGGGCGCCGGCAGCGTGGTCCTGAAGAATCTGCCTGCCAACGCCACCGCCGTGGGCGTACCCGCCGAGGTGGTGCGGGTGGGCAACATCAAGTGCTGCCCCGCCGACGACCTGGACCAGCAGGCCCTGCCCGACATCCTCAACAACCGCATCAACGAGCTGGAGGCGCGCCTGAGCCGGATGGAGGCCAAGCTTCAGGGCGAATACCCGCCCGACAAACCCGCCCCTGCTCCCACTGCCAAACCGTAACCGCCGCACAGGGTTCTGCCCTGTGCTTTTTTTGTGGCAAATTCCCGCCGGGGGCCGTTTGAACCGAACCAGTAAAAACAGACAATAGACAAAATCCCCCTGATGTAGGAAAATGGAAGTACTATGCCGGCTGGCTGCCTCTTTTTTGTTTCAGGAGACTTTCTCGTCGTTTTTGCCCAGTTCCAGGCGGCGGAAGCCTTCGCCCTGCACCTCGTTGGACTGCAGCATGATGATGAAGCAGCCGGGGTCCAGCGTCTGCATGGCGTGCTCGATCTCGTAGAGCTGCTTGTTGGAACAGGCGCAGAGCACCACGTCCTTGGGCTGGCCGCCGTAGCCGCCCCGCCCCTGCAGGATCGTGGAGCCGCGGTCGGCCACCCGGTCGATCTCCTCGCAGGCCGCCTTGCCGTCATCGGTGACGATGAGGGCAAGCATGGAGGAGGAGAAACCGAACATCATCTTGTTGATGACCGCCGCCACAATAAAGTTGAACATCAGACCGTAGATGATGGAATCCACATCCCGGAAGACCACCCCGTTGAGCAGGATGACCGCCAGCGCCGCACCGAAGGTCAGGTTGCCGAAGGGCAGATGGGGCCGCTTGGCCTTGATGGCCATCGTGATGAAATCCATGCCGCCGGTGCTGGAATTCTGCATGTAGATCAGCGCATCGCCGATGCCGCCCACCACGCCGCCGCAGATGGTGGCCAGCAGACGGTTGCCGGTGTACACCGGCATGACCGGCAGCAGGTAGTCGGTGAAGACGGCGAAGAGAATCATGCAGCGCAAACTGCGCAGCAGGAAGGACCGGCCCAGCAGCTTGTAGCTTAAAATGACGATGGGCACATTGATCAGCACGTTGCTCAGGCCCATGGGCAGGCCGAACAGGCGGTACAGGATGGCGGAGATACCGGCGATGCCGGTGACAGGCACCTCCGCCGCCACCGCGAAGCTGTAGATGCCCGCCGCCGAAATGAAACAGCCCAGGATTTCCAGCAGCAGGTTGACGGTCTTGTTCTGGGTCATGGCGTTCCTCCTTTTCCAAGAAAAAGACCGGGGGCATTCCATGATGCTCCCGGCCAAGTTCAGTCTCAGACGTTCTTTTTAATTTTGGAGGCGCTGTAGGTCTTCATGGCGCCTTCGTTCAGTGCGTGGGGCAGCGCGGCGCCGTCCGCGTAGAATTCATTCATCAGTTCTTCGCTCTTCATGGCGGTCAGCAGATCGTACATGCTTGTCAGCTGGGCGATGGTGTAGGTCTTGAACGGATCGATCCGGCGCGCCACCAGCAGCATCGTGCCCAGATCCACCACCGTCCACTGGTTCATGCCCGCCTCGTCCAGCGGGTCGGTGAGGTTGTTGTACTCATCATCCCCGTAGGTGGACAGATCATCCGGCGTATACAGCCGGGAGCTGGCATAATACAGGGCCTGGGTGGCATCCTCCATCGTGGCGCCCATCACTTCCATGGCCTGGGGCACGTAGGTGGAAGCCGCCTCATACAGCGCGCTGCTGGAGGTGGTGGCGCTGTCGGCCTCCTGGCTCAGCTCATCGCGGCACTGTTCCGCCAGCGCCTGCAGCTGGGCCTTCTGGTCGTCGTCCGCCATGGTGTAGGTGTTGTAATCCACCAGCGGGATCTCCACGCTCTCGATGTAGTAGCAGGAGTTATTCACAAAATCGGTGTATTCCTCATCGCTTACCGGCTCGGTACCGTCCGGGCCGTAGACCAGCTGCAGGATCGTGCTGGCCTTCTGGGCATTCGTCAGGTAGCTCGTCAGGCTGGTTTTGCCGATGCCGTTGGCCTCGTAGAGATCCCCGTTGGACTCCCACATGCTGTCCGCATTGTCGGCTACTTCCGAGGTGGCGGCATCTTCCAGCGTGGCACCCAGTTCCGCGAACTTGGTTTCCACCGCCGCGTAATACTCGATGGCCCGCATGGTCAGCTTTTCAATGTACTCCGCACCGGTGGCCGTG encodes the following:
- a CDS encoding dihydroorotase, producing the protein MLIRNAKDYNGKPVELWLRDGKIAAVGLGLLVPDGEEVLDAKGRTVLPAFIDTHCHWRTPGFEYKEDIATGSAAAAAGGYTFVNLMPNTKPVCSSAEIAHAVEAEAKRIGLCDANQTVSITRDFDGKTIDHLATLPDDIRFITEDGHGVMNNAVMARVFALATERGLTVMSHAEDSDISPWDYRLAENIETVRNCHLAEYYGTRLHMCHVSTKEAVDAIRVSRMRGARVSCEVTPHHLWFDDSRLQYKVNPPIRKVDDVAALIEAIKDGTVTCIGTDHAPHTAEEKEKGAAGMVGLETAFGVCYTKLCREQCLPLELLSFLMSAGPATVMGLADHKGLLQPGYDADVVLVDLDHMYQVDASELHSKSKNCPYDGAYLYGKVITTIKGGKVTFQIEE
- a CDS encoding dihydroorotate dehydrogenase, encoding MADLHVDFLGKRLAGPVIAASGTFGFGPEYADIEDLRVLGGISGKGLTLHGQPGNEGERLYETPSGLMNSIGLQNPGVQHFIDNELPAMRKCGTTVWANLGGHTIEENVEGVEMLCAAGIDVLELNISCPNVKQGGLAFGIRAQDASEVVSAVRKVCTVPLVVKLSPQAESIPEMCKAVEAAGADGISLCNTFQACAIDLEKRRPVFNNTFAGLSGPAVRPIALRMVWQAVGAVKIPVVGLGGILTGKDALEFIMAGAAAVQVGTANFLDPQACVRITAEIGQWMDAHGVRTLDEIRGCARS
- the pyrF gene encoding orotidine-5'-phosphate decarboxylase; translation: MTNMDKLYESVAANGPVCVGLDTEISYLPTTDTAKTAGENVVEFNRALIAATKGVAGCYKVQIAYYESLGLDGMRAYAETLKMARATGLPVIADIKRGDIAKTAEMYAKAHFTGDFEADIVTLAPYMGLDSISPYLPYCKEQGKGVFVLCRTSNPGAKDFEYQKLADGRHIYDLVGDSLTELGKDYMGEHGYSSVGLVIGGTYTEEATAIRTAYKNTFFLIPGYGAQGGKAADIAQYLTKGNGGVVNSSRGILLAYKKQPGVAFDEAAYNECVRMREDIQSECNKL
- a CDS encoding YitT family protein → MTQNKTVNLLLEILGCFISAAGIYSFAVAAEVPVTGIAGISAILYRLFGLPMGLSNVLINVPIVILSYKLLGRSFLLRSLRCMILFAVFTDYLLPVMPVYTGNRLLATICGGVVGGIGDALIYMQNSSTGGMDFITMAIKAKRPHLPFGNLTFGAALAVILLNGVVFRDVDSIIYGLMFNFIVAAVINKMMFGFSSSMLALIVTDDGKAACEEIDRVADRGSTILQGRGGYGGQPKDVVLCACSNKQLYEIEHAMQTLDPGCFIIMLQSNEVQGEGFRRLELGKNDEKVS
- a CDS encoding dihydroorotate dehydrogenase electron transfer subunit, with translation MSAISCKLQVLAQEALAPDIRRLVVQWQDPRHEPHAGQFYMLRAWAPDATPILSRPISVHDFDNQSGALTFLYQVKGEGTQKLAALQPGQTVTVTGPCGNGFDAAALAGQYQRIAVVGGGIGTAPLLLLCKQLCRAGVRPDLFVGFRDEPYGMESFVPWCHTIHLATDSGAHGHHGLVTDLLDAANYDVVLTCGPMVMMRGVAKLCAAAGTPCLASLEKKMACGLGACLGCTCHTKVGPRTVCKDGPVFKAEEVFD
- the epsC gene encoding serine O-acetyltransferase EpsC — encoded protein: MGLWEDAKNIRDKDPAARNVLEVIILYPGFHVLVTHRIAHFLYQKKLFFIARLISQVSRHLTGIEIHPGAKIGHKLFIDHGMGIVFGETTEIGDNCTIYHGVTLGGTGKDTGKRHPTLGNNVLVGAGAKVLGPVYIGDNVRVGAGSVVLKNLPANATAVGVPAEVVRVGNIKCCPADDLDQQALPDILNNRINELEARLSRMEAKLQGEYPPDKPAPAPTAKP